Proteins found in one Mycoplasmopsis citelli genomic segment:
- a CDS encoding DUF6088 family protein — protein sequence MQTIKQQIQEAMFKNSGKIYSAEDFEHIINKNSVKSILQKLAKEGKITRLINGLYTKLEYSKFLKKECYPLPEAVAEKIAQKFTWKIAPGGEASLNYTGVSTQVPNVYFYISDGPSREYRYRNKKITFQHTNEKFITSRSLQFAVLIEAIRILGKKDINKKWIVKKLAFFAQNIKEDLQSDTKDLTFWIRNVLLKIKEINDHRQVL from the coding sequence ATGCAAACAATAAAGCAACAAATTCAAGAAGCAATGTTTAAAAACTCAGGAAAAATATATTCAGCTGAAGATTTTGAACATATCATAAATAAAAATTCCGTAAAATCAATTTTACAAAAATTAGCTAAAGAAGGTAAAATTACAAGATTAATTAACGGCTTATATACTAAGCTTGAATATAGTAAATTTTTAAAAAAAGAATGTTACCCTTTGCCTGAAGCAGTTGCTGAAAAAATAGCACAAAAATTTACCTGAAAAATTGCTCCAGGTGGCGAAGCGTCTTTAAATTACACTGGTGTTTCAACTCAGGTCCCTAATGTTTATTTTTATATTTCAGATGGCCCTTCTCGTGAGTATCGTTATAGAAATAAAAAAATTACTTTTCAACATACCAACGAAAAATTTATTACATCAAGATCATTACAATTTGCTGTTTTAATTGAAGCAATAAGAATATTAGGGAAAAAAGATATAAACAAAAAATGAATAGTTAAAAAATTAGCATTTTTTGCTCAAAATATCAAAGAAGATTTGCAAAGTGATACAAAAGATCTGACTTTTTGAATAAGGAATGTTTTACTAAAGATTAAGGAGATCAATGATCATCGACAAGTTTTATAA